The following coding sequences lie in one Labrus bergylta chromosome 13, fLabBer1.1, whole genome shotgun sequence genomic window:
- the LOC109982700 gene encoding trace amine-associated receptor 1-like: MPVEILLSASCWFFGDLICTLYSYVSFIITSASIGDMVLISVDRYVAICDPLRYTSRITERRVQLCVCLCWLCSVIYNALFLKDDLSQPGRYNSCSGECVIFLNFIAGTVDLVLSFIAPISAIIFLYMRVFVVAVSQARAMRSHVTAVSLQLSLALPVNKSELKAARTLGVLVVVFLICFCPYYSLSLAGDSVLSDAFSSFVVFLFYFNSCVNPLIYAMFYPWFRKAVKLIVTLQILQPGSREAKML, encoded by the coding sequence ATGCCTGTTGAAATCCTCCTAAGTGCCTCCTGCTGGTTTTTCGGTGACCTCATATGTACCCTGTACAGTTATGTGTCCTTCATCATCACCTCCGCCTCGATAGGAGACATGGTTCTCATATCTGTCGACCGCTACGTTGCTATCTGTGACCCTCTGCGCTACACcagcagaatcacagagaggagagtgcagctctgtgtttgtctgtgctgGCTCTGCTCTGTTATTTACAACGCTCTCTTTTTAAAGGACGATCTCAGTCAACCGGGCAGGTATAATTCCTGTTCCGGggaatgtgtgatttttttaaacttcatcgCGGGCACAGTCGATCTTGTATTGTCGTTTATAGCTCCCATCTCTGCCATCATTTTCCTGTACATGAGAGTGTTTGTTGTGGCGGTGTCTCAGGCTCGAGCCATGCGCTCTCATGTTACAGCCGTCTCCCTCCAGCTCTCACTCGCTCTCCCTGTGAACAAATCGGAGCTGAAAGCAGCCCGGACTCTCGGTGTTCTTGTCGTAGTGTTTCTGATTTGTTTCTGTCCATACTACAGCTTGTCTCTTGCAGGGGACAGTGTGCTCAGTGATGCATTTTCATCATTTGTGGTGTTTCTGTTCTACTTTAACTCTTGCGTGAACCCTTTGATATATGCCATGTTTTACCCCTGGTTTAGAAAAGCAGTGAAACTCATTGTGACTCTGCAGATCCTGCAGCCTGGCTCCCGTGAGGCCAAAATGCTGTAG